Part of the Pyxidicoccus trucidator genome is shown below.
CCAGGTGGAAACGCGCGGCTGTGGCTTCTTCGCGGACCGCCGGCCCGTCATCCTCTTCGAGCGGCACATCTTCAGCCGGAGGACGCAGGGCCGCTTCGACGCGCAGGTGCCCGACCTCAGCAACCCCAAGGCGGGCGGCTATGCCGGCGGCGTGGCGGAGTACGGGCGGCTGGAGCGGGCCCTCGCGCTGGACGCACCGGCGGCGCTGATGAGCGCGTCCTGGGGCCTGGGCCAGGTGATGGGCTTCCACGCGAGTGACCTGGGCTACGGCTCCGTCGAGCAGTTCGTCAGCAGGATGATGGAGTCCGAGGACGAGCAGCTCGGCGCGCTCGCGGCCTTCATCCAGACGAACGGGCTGGTGAAGGCGCTGAAGGCGCATGACTGGGCCACCTTCGCGAAGGGCTACAACGGCCCGGCCTACGCGAAGAACCAGTACGACAAGAAGCTGGCGGAGGCATACCTGCGCCTGTCCACCCACGCGCCACCCGACGTGAGCGTGCGCGAGGGCCAGCTGCGGCTCATGTTCCTCGGCTTCGAGCCGGGGACGCCGGACGGAGCGCTCGGCTCGCACACGAAGGCGGCGCTCAAGAAGTTCCAGGCGAAGCAGCAGCTCCCCATCACCGCCACGTTCGACGCGGCCACGCTCGACGCGCTGAGGCAGCAGCAGGCCCTCCTGCCCCGGAGCGACGCCGGTGGCGAGGCGCTGGCGAAGAGCCCTGCGGCGCCCGTCCCCGTCCCCGTCAGCCCGGCGCAGGCGGTCTCCCCTGGAGTTGGCGCCTCCGCCCTCGCAGTGAGCCAGCCCGCGCAGGTAGTCTCACCCGCCTGGACGCTGGCGCCGAGGAGAAGCCCCGAGACCGCGGCCACGCTCGAGTCCGTCACCACCTCCTGGCCCGAGGCCCCGGTGATGCCGGAGTCCTCACCGCTCCCGGAAGCGCTGGCCGAGCAGCTCCGCCAGCGCCTCTCCCAGCCGCTCGACCCGGACCTCCAGGCCGAGCTCTCGCGCGTCCTCGTCCTGCGCGGCAAGGTCGCTCCGGAGCTGGGAGCCCCCGCCGTGGAGACGCTGGACCTGTGCCTCACCGCGCTGCTGGCGGAGCGACCCAACCTCTCCTTCGCGAAGAACACGCGGCTGCGCATCGCCTCCGAGTTGGCGGACCGCATCTACCCGCTGCGCCCGCTGCCCATCCTCCGCTCGCGCTCTCCCGCCATGCAGGTGGTGCACGGGCTGGGGCTGTTGCTGCTCTGCTGCCACGGCCTCTTCGGCCTCGCGCACGAAGTGCTGACCACGGAGGCGACGCAGGTCTTCGGCCTCCCCGCCCGCACGCTGTTGCTGGTGGGGCTGTGCGGCGCCGTGGGCGGAGTGGTGAGCATCCTCATGCGGCTCGGGGACTTCGAGAAGATGCGGGGCGCCAGCCGTGTCTCCATGCTGATGCAGGGCTTCTTCAAGCCGGTGGTGGGCATGTACTGCGCCATCTTCGGCTTCGCGCTGATGAAGTCGGGCGTGCTGCCCCTCCAGCCGGCCACGCAGGAGTCCGCGCTCTACCTTTATATGTCCGTGTGCTTCCTACTCGGCTTCAGCGAGCGGCTCGCCCAGGACCTGTTCATCCGCGCGGGAGAGGGTCTCGCCTCGGTCGGCGCAGATCGGTCCGCCTCCTCCTGACGGCTTCGTCCCGTGGCTGCCGGAGCCACGCTCCCAGACGTCCACACTCGGCGAGCCTCGGCGCCCAGGGACGCCGACAGGCAGGCCGTGACGGGCTTGCCCGGGAACCGCCGCGCCGTGCTATCTCGCCCGAGCATCCCGAGGCTCCCGGTGGCCGAGCACCGCGGAGGGATGCCCGGGAGCAACGCTTGTCGGAAACACCCGCCGTCACCACCAGGGCCATGCCAGCTCCCCGCGCGGTTGTTCGGCGGGGCACCGGACTGGCGCCATGAGCCCGCCCCTCACGGACACCGCATCCGGGCGCTGGAGCAAGCTGCTGCCCTGGCTGGGCGCGGTGCTCGGCCTCCTGTGGTACCTGGTGGTGGGCGGAGGGCTGACGCTCGACCCCACCAACCTCGACTGGGTCGGCGGTGGGGACACGGCGCAGCACGTGCTCGGCTGGCTCCACTTCCGCAACGCGCCGTGGGACTTCCCGCTGGGGAAGACGCCCTCCCTCCTGCACCCGCTGTCCGCGTCCGTGGGCTACACCGACTCGAACCCGTGGGTGTCGCTGGCGCTGAAGCCCTTCTCGCGCTGGCTGCCCCAGGACTTCCAATTCGTGGGCCTCTGGTTTGCCCTGTGCTTCGCGCTCCAGGGGTGGATGGGCGTGAAGCTCATGGAGTGCCTCACGGCCAGCGCGGCGCAGCGGCTGCTGGGCGCGTCGCTCTTCGTCATGGCGCCCGTGCTGCTGGCGCGGAGCGGCCACGACACGCTCTGCGCGCACTGGATGATTCTGGGCGTCCTGTGGCTCCACCTCCGTCCCCGTGAGGACACGCGGGCGGCCTGGAGGGACGTGCGTTGGGCGCTCCTGTTCAACGTGCTCGCCGCGGGTGTGCACCCGTACCTCGTGGTGATGGTGTTCACCCTCACGCTGGCGCTGCTCTACTCGCTGGTGAGGCGGGAGCGACTCCTGTCCTGGCGGGCCGGGAGCGCGGCGCTCGCGGGAGTGCTGCTCGCGGTGGGGACGCTGTTCGTCCTCTTCGGCTACGTGGGCCAGGGCGCGGGGCTGGCGGCGGACCTGAGCTTCGGCCATTTCAGCGCGGATGTGCTGACGCTCTTCAACCCCATGGGCTGGTCGAAGCTGCTGCCGAACCTGCCCCACGGGCCTGGACAGTATGAGGGCTTCGGGTACCTCGGCACGGGAGGGCTGGCGCTCACCGTCGTGTTGCTGTTCAAGCCCTCGTCATGGTGGCCGCGTGCGAAGGAGGAGCTGAGGGCCCGCGGGCCGCTGGTGCTCGCGGTGCTGGCCCTGACGCTGCTGGCCTTCTCCACGGTGGTGACGGTTGCGGGCAAGCGGGTGCTCTCGCTGCGGAGCGTGACGCAGGCGCTCCTGCCACTGCTCGCGCCGTTCCGCGCGTCGGGCCGGTTCATCTGGGTGCTCGACTACGCGCTGTTGACGGGCCTGCTGGCGCTCGTCACGTGGCGCTGGAGGCAGCGGCCGAAGGTGGTGACCGGCCTGCTGCTGGGCGTGGTGCTGCTCCAGTTCCTGGACACGGATGACGTGTGGTTCCGGGGCCGCTTCCACGGTGAGCCCTGGCCACGGTTGAAGGCGCCGGAGTGGGAGCAGGTGGACCCGTCGTACCGGCACGTCGTGTTGTTCCCGCCGGCCATCAAGAACTGGCAGGAGCCGTGTGTCGCGCAGACCTTCCCGGACAACGCCTACGTGCGCTTCGGGGACCTCGCGTATCGCAAGAGACTGACGACGAACAGCGTCTACATGGCGCGCTTCGACGCGGCGAGGCTGAAGGCCGTCTGCGAGGCGCTGCGGGCGGACGTCCGAAGCGGTCGCTTCGCGGAGGACACGCTCTACGTGGTGGACGCGAAGGAGCTGGCCGCGTTCCAGCGCCCGGAGGCAGGGCTCACGTGCGGCGTGCTGGACGGATACACGGTCTGCGTGGCGGCGAAGGAAGGCCGCTTCCGCGAAGCGCTCCTGCGCGCCTCGAGTCCCCGCTGAAGCCAGGTTCGTCGGGAGCCACTCCCAAGGAAGCCCGGCCCCGGCCATGCACCTTGTCCCCGCCGTCCGCCGCGTGCCATGAAGCCCGGCATCCTCCGTGCCGCCGCGAACGCGTCCCGCCGACGGAGCCGACGCACCGCTGAACCGTTGAGCCCCTCATGGGCTGGGAGCTTGAATGAACTGGGTCACCGCGCGCACCCTGTGCGTGCTCGCCGTCTGGGTGCTGGTCGTTCCCGCCGCTGGAGCCGCGACGCGGCAGCAGGAGCTGGACCAGCTCGTCACGAAGTACCACCAGCTGCGCCAGTTCCACGGCACCGTGCTCGTCGCCAACGAGAAGGGCGTCCTCTACAAGAAGGGCCATGGCTTCGCGAACCTCGAGTGGCGGGTGCCGAATACGCCCGACACGAAGTTCCGCCTCGGCTCCATCACCAAGCAGTTCACGTCGATGCTCATCATGCAGCTCGTCGCCGAGGGCAAGCTCAAGCTCGACGACAAGCTCACGAAGCACCTGCCCGACTACCGCAAGGACACGGGCGACCGCGTCACCGTCACCCACCTGCTGAACCACACCTCCGGCATCCCCAGCTACACGTCGCTCCCCGGCTTCTTCGAGAACGAGTCCCGCAATCGCTTCACCGTCTCCGACCTCGTGAAGAAGTTCTGCAGCGGCGACCTCAACTCCGAGCCCGGGACGAAGTACGCGTACAACAACTCCGGCTACGTCCTGCTCGGCGCCATCATCGAGAAGGTCACCGGCAAGACGTACGCGCAGGCGCTCCAGGAGCGCATCTTCGACCCGTTGGGAATGAAGAGCACCGGCTACGACGTCTCCTCGACGGTGCTCCCCAAGCGCGCGAGCGGCTACGAGTTCCAGCCTGACGGGTACTTCAATGCCGCGTACCTCGACATGACCGTCCCGTATGCCGCTGGCGCCCTGTACTCGACGGTGGAGGACCTCTATCTCTGGGACCGGGCGCTCTACCTGGACACGCTGCTGCCCGCGCCGCTGAAGCAGCGGATGTTCACCCCTGGCCTGAACAACTACGCCTTCGGGTGGTCGCTGCGGCCCATCCCCCTGCAGGACGGCACGGAGCTCGCCGCCGTCAGCCATGGGGGCGGAGTCAACGGCTTCAGCACGCTCCTCATCCGCATCCCCGAGCGCAAGGAACTGGTCGTCCTCCTCGACAACGCGTCGTCCGGCGGCAAGCTCTCGGAAATCGCGGCCGGGCTGCTCGGCATCCTCCGCGGAATCCCGCCCCTGCAGCCCCGGCCCTCGGTGGGAGAGGTCGTGTGGTCCACCCTCGACAAGGCCTCCGTCACGGAGGCCATCGCCAGGTACAGGGTGCTGAAGACGACGAAGACGGAGGAGTACGATTTCTCGGAGGAGCAATTGATGGGCGTGGGGTACCGGCTCCTCCGTGCCGGGCGCGTCGCGGACGCCATCGAAATCTTCAAGCTGAACGTGGAGACCTACCCGACCTCGGCGAACTGCCACGACAGCCTGGGCGAGGCGTACCTGGCCAGCGGCAACAAGGAACAGGCGCTCGCGAGCTACCGCAAGGTCCTGGAGCTGCTCCCAGGGAACAACCACGCGCAGGAGCTCATCAAGAAGCTCGCGCCACCCGCGAGCAGCGGTAGCAACACGCCCGCGTTAAAGAGCAAGCCATAGCGAAGCCCGCGCCGCATGAGCCAGCCCGGTCTCCCTCGGGATACCACTGAAGGCGTATGGCCCCTCGGGCCCGGCCCGGTACGCTGGGGCCCGCCTTCCTCGCCGAGAGTTTCCGCCATGCACCGAACCTGGAGCCTTCCCCGACGCGCGCTCGCGCTCGTCCTGGCCGCATCCCTGGTGGGGTGCGCCAGCACCACCACCATCCGCAGCACGCCGTCGGGCGCCACCGTCTACGTCGAGGACCGGCGCGTGGGTACCACGCCCCTCATCTACGCAGACCGGAAGACGTCCTTCTCGTGGGTGAAGCTCCGCCTGGAGAAGGAGGGCTACGCGCCCGTCGAGGCGGTGATGCGCCGCGACGGGAGCCTGAACTTCGGCGCCCTCTTCTTCGGCGCCCTCATCTTCCCCCTGTTCTGGATGATGGGCTACCCCGATGAACACAGCTACGCACTCGAGCCGGCAACAGACCCGGAGGCCCTGGACTGGGAGAAGCGGGACACCGACGACCTCTACTGACTAGAAGAGCCAGCCCGCTCCGATGATGGGCATCAGCTGCGCGCGCGGGCTGCCGTCCTTCGGGTACAGGGCGAGCCCCAGCCCTCCCTCCAGGAGGAAGCCACCCTCGGATATCCACTGGATGCCGCCATCCACGTGCAGGTTGAGGGCGAAGATGTCTTCACTGGAGACGTCATTGGCGTCAGTCGGGTCGTTGGTGATGTCCTTGCCGCCCACGCCGATTCGCGTCGGCGTGGACGAGAAGCCGGGGATGCCCACGTGTACGCCCGAGCCCACGAAGGGACTGAAGCGCGAGGACACGAGGGTCCACCGGACGCCCGCGTCGACCCCGCCGAACCCCACGTCCAGGGCGAGGTAGGGGAACAAGTCCTTGCGGACCACGTAGGTGGCGGAGATGACCATCACCCCCCGGGTGCTGACGAGCTCCAGGCCCAGGCCCCAGGTGCGGCCCAGCCGGGGGTTGCGCTTGAACTGCATGAGCGCCTCGGCACGATGGGTCTCATCGCGCGCCTGGGTGGACTCCTCCTCCTCGAGCTGCTGGTAGCGGCGCAGGAAGTCCGGGTCCTCCGGCAGCGTGGGGTCCGCGGCAATCGCCGCCCGCAGGGCCCGCCGCTCCCGGCTCTTGTCCCCGGTGCGCTCGTACGCCTCGGCCATTCGCACCAGCCCGCGCGCGCGCCCACGCAGCGAGGCCGCGTCGTCCGGCACCTCCTCCAGCACCTGGTCGAAGAGGCGCAGCGCCGCACGCGCCTCGCCGGCAGCCAGCAGTCGCAGCGCCTCGTCCCGGCGCCAGTCGCGCAGCTCCGCCGGGTCGTCGGTGTCCTCCGGGCGGCCCTTGAGCAACCCCGCGGACAGCGGCCGGGACTCGAACGTCAGCCCGGCCACCTCCACGCGCGCGCCCTCCGCGAGCTTCACCGCCGCCGACTCCACCGTCTGCGGGCCCACGCGCTTGACGTGGTAGTCGCCCGGCGCGAGCGCCAGCAGCAGCTCCCGCTCGGGACGCGTGCGGCCCTCGGCGGCCAGGCGCCGCTCCTGGCGGTCCACGACGACGTAGCGCTCACCCTCCAGGCGCGGCAGCACCAGCGTGGCCGTGGCGCGCTCCAGCCACGTCAGCACCACCTCGCCCTGCCCCTTCAGCTCGTACCGGAAGGCGGGCCGCTGCGGCACCGGCGTCGCCGCGGTGTCCGCCTCCGTGCGCTGGAAGGCGTGCTGGTAGGCCTCGGACAGCGTCACCTTGCCGTCCTCATTCGCATCCGCCGCGCCGCGCAGGCCGGAGACGAGGTGGTGCGTGAAGACGGAGCCCGCCAGGGCACGGCGCTCCTGGGACAGCTCGTCCGCGCCGCTGGAGGTGAGCAGCGCGAGCCCATTCACCTCCAGTTCGTCCACCACCTGCGACTGGAAGGTGGCCACCGGCCGGCCGCCCTTCGTCTCGACGATGGAGCCGCTGCGGCACGCATCCACCACGCCCAGGCGCACCCGGCCGGGCGAGTCGCGCAGCACGGTGTATAGCTCCTCATGGGACAGCGGCTCACCGCGCAGGTGCAGGTGCCGCTCGTCCGCGTGGCCCGAGTAGTAGACGAAGAGCAGCGACTCGCCCCGGCTCGCGCGCAACCAGCCGCTCATCTTCCGCAGCAGCGCGCGCACCGAGGCCGTGTCCGGGTCTCTCAACAGATGTACCCGGTCGGGCGCGAAGCCGCCCAGCTCCACCAGCACGTCGCGCACGTGCTCCGCGTCGGACTCGGCGTGGCGCAGCGGCTTGTCGTTGGCCCAGCCCGCGTTGGCGCCAATGACGACGGCGAAGCGCTCCTCCGCGAGCGCGGCCCCGGGAATGGCCAGCACTCCGGCGATGAGCAGCGCCCAGGCGATGCGAGGCATCCGTGTTCCCCCTGGCACGGCCTTCACGAAAGGCCTGGTGCCACAGGCCTTCCCAATACCATGCCGGGGGGACTGTCAGCGCGCCCCCTCACTGGAAGCAGAGCTCGGCCGTGTCCAGCATGTCCGTCCGGTTCACCCGCTGGACCTGGCTGCAGCGCTCTCCCATTCCGCACGAGGCGCCGTCATCACACCTGCGATGACACTGGCGGTCACCCTCCTCGTCCTCACAGACGGAGGGCTGATCCTCATAGGGCGGGTAGCACACCTGGCTCACGAAGCACGACTCCTCGGGGTCCTCGCACGGGTCGGTGAAAGAGCAGGCCGCGAAGGAGGAGCGCGGCGCGCTGGAGATTTCATCTCCGCAGCCCAGCGGAGCCAGCAAGCACAGGAGGGCAAGGGTCAACAGCCGCATGGGGGACCTCGGAAGACGGGGCGGGTGAAGCGCGCTGCCTCATATACGTCGGCGGAAGGTCGCGCTGGCAATCACCCGGGCATCCAGCCCCCATGCCGTCCCGCCGGTGACGTCGCGAGGCTGCGCGTGCGACAGTCGCCGGATGGGCCAGAACCCCCTCCCTTCCGTCACCGAAATCGGACCTCGCGACACGGCGATGCAGTCCGCGTTCTGCGACTACGTGCCCCAGGTGTTCCGCCGTGCGGGCTTCCGGCGCTGGTTCGAGTGGGGCGAGTGGGACGACGACTACCGCGCCTTCGCGCTCTTCGAGGACGGCCGCGTGGTGGCGAACGCCTCG
Proteins encoded:
- a CDS encoding N-acetylmuramidase domain-containing protein; translated protein: MWTVLQVETRGCGFFADRRPVILFERHIFSRRTQGRFDAQVPDLSNPKAGGYAGGVAEYGRLERALALDAPAALMSASWGLGQVMGFHASDLGYGSVEQFVSRMMESEDEQLGALAAFIQTNGLVKALKAHDWATFAKGYNGPAYAKNQYDKKLAEAYLRLSTHAPPDVSVREGQLRLMFLGFEPGTPDGALGSHTKAALKKFQAKQQLPITATFDAATLDALRQQQALLPRSDAGGEALAKSPAAPVPVPVSPAQAVSPGVGASALAVSQPAQVVSPAWTLAPRRSPETAATLESVTTSWPEAPVMPESSPLPEALAEQLRQRLSQPLDPDLQAELSRVLVLRGKVAPELGAPAVETLDLCLTALLAERPNLSFAKNTRLRIASELADRIYPLRPLPILRSRSPAMQVVHGLGLLLLCCHGLFGLAHEVLTTEATQVFGLPARTLLLVGLCGAVGGVVSILMRLGDFEKMRGASRVSMLMQGFFKPVVGMYCAIFGFALMKSGVLPLQPATQESALYLYMSVCFLLGFSERLAQDLFIRAGEGLASVGADRSASS
- a CDS encoding DUF6311 domain-containing protein, whose product is MSPPLTDTASGRWSKLLPWLGAVLGLLWYLVVGGGLTLDPTNLDWVGGGDTAQHVLGWLHFRNAPWDFPLGKTPSLLHPLSASVGYTDSNPWVSLALKPFSRWLPQDFQFVGLWFALCFALQGWMGVKLMECLTASAAQRLLGASLFVMAPVLLARSGHDTLCAHWMILGVLWLHLRPREDTRAAWRDVRWALLFNVLAAGVHPYLVVMVFTLTLALLYSLVRRERLLSWRAGSAALAGVLLAVGTLFVLFGYVGQGAGLAADLSFGHFSADVLTLFNPMGWSKLLPNLPHGPGQYEGFGYLGTGGLALTVVLLFKPSSWWPRAKEELRARGPLVLAVLALTLLAFSTVVTVAGKRVLSLRSVTQALLPLLAPFRASGRFIWVLDYALLTGLLALVTWRWRQRPKVVTGLLLGVVLLQFLDTDDVWFRGRFHGEPWPRLKAPEWEQVDPSYRHVVLFPPAIKNWQEPCVAQTFPDNAYVRFGDLAYRKRLTTNSVYMARFDAARLKAVCEALRADVRSGRFAEDTLYVVDAKELAAFQRPEAGLTCGVLDGYTVCVAAKEGRFREALLRASSPR
- a CDS encoding serine hydrolase, with protein sequence MNWVTARTLCVLAVWVLVVPAAGAATRQQELDQLVTKYHQLRQFHGTVLVANEKGVLYKKGHGFANLEWRVPNTPDTKFRLGSITKQFTSMLIMQLVAEGKLKLDDKLTKHLPDYRKDTGDRVTVTHLLNHTSGIPSYTSLPGFFENESRNRFTVSDLVKKFCSGDLNSEPGTKYAYNNSGYVLLGAIIEKVTGKTYAQALQERIFDPLGMKSTGYDVSSTVLPKRASGYEFQPDGYFNAAYLDMTVPYAAGALYSTVEDLYLWDRALYLDTLLPAPLKQRMFTPGLNNYAFGWSLRPIPLQDGTELAAVSHGGGVNGFSTLLIRIPERKELVVLLDNASSGGKLSEIAAGLLGILRGIPPLQPRPSVGEVVWSTLDKASVTEAIARYRVLKTTKTEEYDFSEEQLMGVGYRLLRAGRVADAIEIFKLNVETYPTSANCHDSLGEAYLASGNKEQALASYRKVLELLPGNNHAQELIKKLAPPASSGSNTPALKSKP
- a CDS encoding PEGA domain-containing protein; its protein translation is MHRTWSLPRRALALVLAASLVGCASTTTIRSTPSGATVYVEDRRVGTTPLIYADRKTSFSWVKLRLEKEGYAPVEAVMRRDGSLNFGALFFGALIFPLFWMMGYPDEHSYALEPATDPEALDWEKRDTDDLY
- a CDS encoding caspase family protein yields the protein MPRIAWALLIAGVLAIPGAALAEERFAVVIGANAGWANDKPLRHAESDAEHVRDVLVELGGFAPDRVHLLRDPDTASVRALLRKMSGWLRASRGESLLFVYYSGHADERHLHLRGEPLSHEELYTVLRDSPGRVRLGVVDACRSGSIVETKGGRPVATFQSQVVDELEVNGLALLTSSGADELSQERRALAGSVFTHHLVSGLRGAADANEDGKVTLSEAYQHAFQRTEADTAATPVPQRPAFRYELKGQGEVVLTWLERATATLVLPRLEGERYVVVDRQERRLAAEGRTRPERELLLALAPGDYHVKRVGPQTVESAAVKLAEGARVEVAGLTFESRPLSAGLLKGRPEDTDDPAELRDWRRDEALRLLAAGEARAALRLFDQVLEEVPDDAASLRGRARGLVRMAEAYERTGDKSRERRALRAAIAADPTLPEDPDFLRRYQQLEEEESTQARDETHRAEALMQFKRNPRLGRTWGLGLELVSTRGVMVISATYVVRKDLFPYLALDVGFGGVDAGVRWTLVSSRFSPFVGSGVHVGIPGFSSTPTRIGVGGKDITNDPTDANDVSSEDIFALNLHVDGGIQWISEGGFLLEGGLGLALYPKDGSPRAQLMPIIGAGWLF